GCTCTCTGGTGGCCTTGTCCGTTGGCGTATTCTGGGCCTTCAGACTGGAACCCGAACCAAAGACAAACAACAGGAGCATGTCGCTGGAGTTTTAAAGGTCTTTCTACGAGCCTATGGAACTCCCACTCCGATCAAGGGCTACAAGATGACGCGATCGAGAAAATAGGGGAGCAGGGATGAAAACTTTGATGTGTCCGCGGAGAGAGGAACAGTGACCAAGCAGCTTCGGACGATCACTGCCGAGTTTGGACTCTTTCCTTGGTACAAGGTTAGGGTGTTTTGGATCCGGTCCATCCTCCGCCAAGAGATTTGATGAGGACCACGGAGGCAGTCATTCGCTGGCCGGCGATCTGGGAAGAAGTTCGCTCATTGGACAAGACGCTCTGCTGCGCAAAGACGACATCAAGATAGCTGACGAGTCCGGCCTTGTAGCGTTGCATCGCAATCTGTTCTGTGCGCTCGGAATCGGCCACTGCCAGCGCCTGCGAACGGGATTGGTTAGAGAGGTACTGGAGCGCCGATAGCTGGTCCTCGACCTCCTGATAAGAGACAAGGACTGTTTTCTCGTATTGGGCGAGTGACTCGCGATAGGCTGCCTGTGCTTGATCGACTCCCGCTCGCAGCCTCCCTCCCGTAAATATGGGAGCAGTCGCAGAGGCGGCGAGAGATGCGATGGTGTTTTGCCAATTCAGCAGACTGACGGCGTTGGTGCTTTCGTAGCCGACCAGACCTGTAAGCGAGATCTGGGGAAAGTATGCAGCCTTTGCAACGCCGATGCGGGCAGTCGCAGCAGCAACATTGCGATCCGACTCCGCGATGTCGGGTCGTCTCGTAAGTAGATCAGCCGGCAATCCAACTGGAATCTCTGGCGGCGTAGGGTTGTCGGGCAGGATCGGAACAGACAGGCTCTCCACTGTGCGCCCCAGCAAGACGGCAAGTGCATGTTCCAGCTGCGCGCGCTGAATCTCGAGCGCTTGCTTCTCGGCGGCTGTCTGATCGAGAAGCGTCTTTGCCTGCGCTACCTCCAGGTCACTGCTCAGACCATGTTGAAAGCGGCTCGTGGTGAGATCGAATCCTTGCTGAAGGTCAGCCAGCGTCCGATCGAGAATCCGGAGTTCCTGATCGCTCTCACGAAGACTGTAGTAATCGATGGCTATGGTTGTCTCGGTCTCCAGGCGAACGAATCTTAGGTCGGCCTCCGATGCCTGTTGTGTGGCACGCGCGGCCTGAAGCGATCGCCTCAGGCGTCCCCATGCGTCGACTTCATAACTTGCAACCAAGGGCATCACAATATCGTTATAAGTTGCGGCATGTCCGTTGGTATTTCCGTTATTCGGACGATTCTGCGCCTCGCGTGTACGAGAGACTCCAGGCGCAGCGCCCACGGTCGGGAGCAAATAAGAACGCGCGGAAGCGGTGAGGGCTGTCGCTTCATCTACATGCGCGATGGCAATTTTTATGTCTCGATTTGCTGAGTCGCTTTGGATCTCGAAATCGTCGAGCACCGGGTCGTGAAAGACCTTCCACCAATCGCTATATGAGATGGCAGCCGGTGGGATGGTCTCAGAGGATGTTCCAGTAGTACTCCCATTGAATGCTGGTGGGACCGGCGCGGATGGCACGTGATAGTTAGGCCCAACCATACATCCCGCGATCATTACGGTCATCGCTCCTGTCAATGCGAATGACGTCAAGCGTCTGACGTACTTGTGTCGGTGTCTTAGTTTTCGCATGGTCTCCCCTTAGCTCTTCTCGCCGCCAGAGGCTGGTTGGATAGTGACATGCATTCCGTTCACCAGATAATCGGGCGGGCTGGCGACGATCCGATCGCTCTCGGTGATGGCATTGGTGATTTCGATCGTATTGCCGAAGTCGCGTCCTAAAGCTACCTTGCGCAACTCAATCTGATTGGTCCCGTTGACGATGGCGATCTGTGGTCCTGCGGACTGAAAGAGGATGGCTCCGACCGGCACAACCAAGTGCTTCACGGGCGCGCTAAGGTGGATGTGCACCTCTGCGTATGCGCCTGGCAGCAGCTTGCCGGACGGATTGGGGACGTCGATCTCGGTGAGCAGGGTGTGAGAGTCTAACGCAATCGAGTGACTACTTCTGGTGACGGTTCCTTCAAACTGCTGGCCTGGCAGGGCTATCAGTTCCAGAGTCGCTTTCAGACCGTCCGAGATCTGGTCGCTGTAGCTCTCTGGAACAGGCACAAAGACACGCACGATGTTGATTTTGGAGATGCGGAAGAGCTCAGCCCCCATGCCGCTATTGCCTGCGTTGATGAGGTCGCCGACGTCTGTGCGACGTTGGGTGATGACGCCGTCGAACGGGGCGACAACCTTTTCGAAGCCCTGCAGTTGTTCCAGGCGATTGACATTGGCGGTCGCTGCCTGCACGCCGGCCTTCTGAGCGTCGAGATTTTGATTATTCTGATCGACTTCCTGTTGAGCGACGGCGTTTGTTGGGATCAGTTCCTGATACCGCTTGGCGGTGATGCCGGCCAGTACGAGGTTTGCCTGGGTCTGGCTCAGGGCTGCTCGTGCCTGGTTCAGCTCCTGATCGACCTCGGGCGATTCGATCTGGGCCAGAAGTTCGCCCTGGTGAACATGGGTTCCGATATCCGCATACCAGTGGGCAATGTAACCGCTGGTGCGAGCGTAGACGGGGGAATCGGAATATCCCTGAAGCGTAGAAGGCAGGGTGATCTCACTGTCGGGCGCACCTTGTTGCGCGTGAGTGAGAGTTACCGGTTCGGTATCGAGTGCGTTGGTACCTGCGGTCAGTTTTTTGGCATCCTGAGCGCGCAGGAAGAAGGTAACCGCCCCGAAGATGCAGAGGACTACGGGGATGAGGAGGAACCACTTGATGCTGTCTCGGCTGGTTTCAGTTGTGGGTGGTGGTGTTGCCTGCGTTTGATTTGTCATAGTTCCCTCATGCCTCATGACTCACCTCGGAGATAGGCAAGCGTGGTTTGGTGTTTCGCCG
This Tunturibacter gelidoferens DNA region includes the following protein-coding sequences:
- a CDS encoding efflux RND transporter periplasmic adaptor subunit; the protein is MTNQTQATPPPTTETSRDSIKWFLLIPVVLCIFGAVTFFLRAQDAKKLTAGTNALDTEPVTLTHAQQGAPDSEITLPSTLQGYSDSPVYARTSGYIAHWYADIGTHVHQGELLAQIESPEVDQELNQARAALSQTQANLVLAGITAKRYQELIPTNAVAQQEVDQNNQNLDAQKAGVQAATANVNRLEQLQGFEKVVAPFDGVITQRRTDVGDLINAGNSGMGAELFRISKINIVRVFVPVPESYSDQISDGLKATLELIALPGQQFEGTVTRSSHSIALDSHTLLTEIDVPNPSGKLLPGAYAEVHIHLSAPVKHLVVPVGAILFQSAGPQIAIVNGTNQIELRKVALGRDFGNTIEITNAITESDRIVASPPDYLVNGMHVTIQPASGGEKS
- a CDS encoding efflux transporter outer membrane subunit, which translates into the protein MTVMIAGCMVGPNYHVPSAPVPPAFNGSTTGTSSETIPPAAISYSDWWKVFHDPVLDDFEIQSDSANRDIKIAIAHVDEATALTASARSYLLPTVGAAPGVSRTREAQNRPNNGNTNGHAATYNDIVMPLVASYEVDAWGRLRRSLQAARATQQASEADLRFVRLETETTIAIDYYSLRESDQELRILDRTLADLQQGFDLTTSRFQHGLSSDLEVAQAKTLLDQTAAEKQALEIQRAQLEHALAVLLGRTVESLSVPILPDNPTPPEIPVGLPADLLTRRPDIAESDRNVAAATARIGVAKAAYFPQISLTGLVGYESTNAVSLLNWQNTIASLAASATAPIFTGGRLRAGVDQAQAAYRESLAQYEKTVLVSYQEVEDQLSALQYLSNQSRSQALAVADSERTEQIAMQRYKAGLVSYLDVVFAQQSVLSNERTSSQIAGQRMTASVVLIKSLGGGWTGSKTP